The following coding sequences are from one Rhodopirellula islandica window:
- a CDS encoding DUF1559 domain-containing protein, whose translation MRFHQRSAFTLVELLVVIAIIGVLVGLLLPAVQAAREAARRMSCSNNFKQIGLATHNYHSAYNQLPQHMTGNTRTYTNDSTICNRLYISAQVGLTPFFEQQGLWEQISNPFDRNGDGVLAYPPDSPPMGPGPWQTYYPPWMTEIPMLRCPSDPGRGLPALGRCNYAVCVGDVIELVHSGGKNESGIYDGSVGIDTDEAAIRAGNGSNDSNRASAARSRNRGLFWVRHKTAFRDCLDGLSNTIAMGEIATILGGREIISEFILNGPDTVTTDPAACDQFVDPQRPQFWLTTATVGGGNQIRGGRWADGRIQYTAFQTIKPPNSLSCFRGGDASQGISSASSRHQGGAHVLMGDGAVRFITDSIESGNQAITPAHSGAESSFGLWGALGTRGSREIVSLEQ comes from the coding sequence ATGAGATTTCATCAACGATCGGCATTCACGCTGGTCGAATTGCTGGTGGTCATCGCGATCATCGGCGTCTTGGTCGGTTTGTTATTGCCGGCCGTGCAGGCTGCTCGTGAAGCCGCTCGTCGCATGAGTTGTAGTAACAACTTCAAGCAGATTGGGCTCGCCACGCACAACTATCATTCTGCGTACAACCAGTTGCCGCAACACATGACGGGCAACACGCGTACCTACACCAATGATTCGACAATTTGCAATCGTCTATACATCAGCGCGCAAGTCGGTCTGACGCCCTTTTTCGAGCAACAAGGGTTGTGGGAACAGATTAGCAATCCGTTTGATCGCAACGGAGACGGTGTTTTGGCCTATCCTCCGGACAGTCCGCCCATGGGGCCCGGTCCGTGGCAGACCTACTATCCGCCTTGGATGACAGAGATACCGATGCTGCGTTGTCCGAGCGATCCAGGGCGGGGACTCCCGGCACTGGGACGCTGCAACTACGCCGTGTGTGTCGGCGACGTCATTGAATTGGTTCACAGCGGCGGTAAAAACGAAAGCGGGATCTACGATGGATCCGTCGGAATCGACACGGACGAAGCCGCGATTCGAGCAGGCAACGGTTCGAACGATAGCAACCGCGCGAGTGCGGCTCGAAGTCGCAACCGCGGGTTGTTTTGGGTGCGGCACAAAACCGCCTTTCGTGACTGCCTCGACGGTTTGTCGAACACGATCGCAATGGGGGAGATCGCTACGATTCTCGGTGGTCGTGAGATCATCTCCGAGTTCATTCTCAACGGCCCTGACACGGTCACGACAGACCCTGCCGCCTGTGATCAGTTTGTTGACCCGCAACGGCCTCAATTTTGGTTAACGACGGCCACGGTCGGCGGAGGCAACCAGATTCGTGGCGGACGTTGGGCCGACGGACGGATCCAGTACACGGCGTTCCAGACGATTAAGCCGCCCAACAGTCTAAGTTGTTTTCGTGGCGGGGACGCTTCGCAAGGAATCTCGTCGGCCTCCAGTCGGCATCAAGGTGGTGCTCACGTCCTGATGGGTGATGGTGCCGTTCGATTCATCACCGACAGCATTGAATCTGGAAACCAGGCGATCACACCGGCTCATTCCGGAGCTGAGAGCTCGTTCGGATTGTGGGGAGCTTTAGGAACCAGAGGCAGTCGCGAGATTGTCTCTCTCGAGCAGTAA
- a CDS encoding TolC family protein gives MQNAKSAMLLACLGIASGCQTVSEMTPSRSFAGAKPVYQESVAPETAGKVEPKERVQQVGWDQLNFAGESTPEPVALQAPPELNLTGDAGSTLVVEPQTLRDAMELDASLQEVEEGQPISPASMPSPIVGGSQLAGTNPLGLLTLSSVESMALGAHPAIAEARARVAFSTGQAIQAGLPFNPVLQYQSDEIGNESSSGLHSVQLSQQFVTANKLEIAQQVQAHEAEKRRSELRMAELRVLTNVRTAFASALVAQRRAEIASQIVDLAEKSLDSVKDLLDAQEVSRVAWLQARVETEQARITAENAATELRASRKALAAATGLSALPEGALVGDIAEGLIETPWDSLLSDINATSPEISAAGSALERARWSLRLACAQVTPNITGLVGVGVDAVSDDTFARIGVSVPLPLWNRNQGNIRSARASISEASAAIERTQWSLEGRLANAAGRYQVALQRYRRLNANVLPISEETYQLSQRAFEAGETDYLQLLTVQRTLFNTRLSVLEAAAQARQAAAEIEGLLVTLDR, from the coding sequence ATGCAAAACGCAAAGAGTGCGATGTTGCTGGCCTGTTTGGGAATCGCGAGTGGTTGCCAAACCGTCAGCGAAATGACGCCCAGTCGCTCTTTCGCAGGGGCAAAACCTGTGTACCAAGAGTCCGTCGCCCCAGAGACGGCAGGGAAGGTCGAGCCGAAAGAACGCGTTCAGCAGGTCGGTTGGGACCAGCTCAATTTCGCGGGTGAAAGCACACCAGAACCGGTCGCCTTGCAAGCGCCACCAGAATTGAATCTGACCGGCGACGCAGGTTCCACGTTGGTCGTCGAACCGCAAACGTTGCGTGATGCGATGGAACTGGATGCCTCCCTGCAAGAGGTCGAAGAAGGGCAGCCAATCTCGCCTGCGAGCATGCCGTCTCCAATCGTTGGTGGATCCCAGTTGGCGGGCACCAATCCACTCGGCCTGCTGACTCTTTCGTCCGTTGAATCGATGGCGCTGGGGGCGCACCCAGCAATTGCCGAAGCTCGAGCAAGGGTGGCGTTTTCGACTGGCCAAGCCATCCAGGCGGGCCTGCCATTCAACCCGGTTTTGCAATATCAATCCGATGAGATCGGCAACGAATCGTCATCGGGATTGCACTCGGTGCAATTGTCCCAGCAGTTCGTGACCGCAAACAAACTTGAGATCGCTCAACAGGTTCAGGCTCACGAGGCTGAAAAGCGACGCTCGGAACTGCGAATGGCGGAGTTGCGAGTCCTCACCAACGTTCGCACCGCGTTTGCGAGTGCCCTGGTGGCTCAACGTCGCGCAGAAATCGCGTCCCAGATCGTCGACCTGGCGGAGAAGTCGCTGGACAGCGTCAAAGATCTGCTGGACGCTCAAGAAGTTTCACGGGTCGCCTGGCTGCAGGCTCGCGTTGAGACGGAACAAGCACGCATCACCGCTGAGAACGCTGCGACAGAGTTGCGAGCCAGCCGCAAAGCGTTGGCCGCTGCAACCGGTTTGTCGGCCTTGCCGGAGGGAGCGTTGGTTGGCGACATCGCCGAGGGACTCATCGAAACACCATGGGACTCGCTGCTGTCAGATATCAACGCGACCAGCCCCGAAATTTCGGCAGCTGGATCCGCGTTGGAACGAGCGCGATGGTCGCTGCGTCTGGCTTGCGCCCAAGTTACTCCCAACATCACCGGGCTCGTCGGGGTCGGGGTCGACGCCGTGTCGGATGATACCTTCGCTCGGATCGGAGTCAGCGTTCCGTTGCCACTATGGAATCGCAATCAGGGCAACATCCGCAGTGCCCGGGCGAGCATTTCCGAAGCGTCTGCCGCGATCGAGAGGACTCAGTGGAGCCTGGAAGGCCGATTGGCCAACGCAGCTGGACGATACCAAGTGGCGCTCCAACGCTATCGCCGATTGAACGCGAACGTGTTGCCAATCTCCGAAGAAACCTACCAATTGTCGCAACGGGCATTTGAGGCCGGGGAAACCGACTACCTGCAGTTGTTGACCGTCCAGCGGACGTTGTTCAACACGCGTTTGAGCGTCTTGGAGGCGGCCGCCCAGGCACGCCAAGCGGCCGCGGAGATCGAAGGGTTGTTGGTGACCTTGGACCGTTGA